The Suricata suricatta isolate VVHF042 chromosome 4, meerkat_22Aug2017_6uvM2_HiC, whole genome shotgun sequence genome includes a region encoding these proteins:
- the CAD gene encoding CAD protein isoform X2, which produces MAALMLEDGSVLRGQPFGAAVSTAGEVVFQTGMVGYPEALTDPSYKAQILVLTHPLIGNYGIPADEVDEFGLSKWFESSGIHVAGLVVGECCPTPSHWSTTRTLHQWLEQHGIPGLQGVDTRELTKKLREQGSLLGKLVQDGTEPSTLPFLDPNARPLVPEVSIKAPQVFNAGGTPRILALDCGLKYNQIRCLCQRGAEVTVVPWDHALDSREYEGVFLSNGPGDPASYPSVVSTLSRVLSEPDPRPVFGICLGHQLLALAIGAKTYKMRYGNRGHNQPCLLVGSGRCFLTSQNHGFAVETDSLPAGWLPLFTNANDRSNEGIVHDSLPFFSVQFHPEHQAGPSDMELLFDIFLETVKEATAGNPGGQTVRERLVERLCPPEIPAPGSGLPPPRKVLILGSGGLSIGQAGEFDYSGSQAIKALKEENIQTLLINPNIATVQTSQGLADKVYFLPITPHYVTQVIRNERPDGILLTFGGQTALNCGVELTKAGVLARYGVRVLGTPVETIELTEDRRAFASRMAEIGEHVAPSEAANSLEQAQAAAERLGYPVLVRAAFALGGLGSGFASNREELSALVAPAFAHTSQVLVDKSLKGWKEIEYEVVRDAYGNCVTVCNMENLDPLGIHTGESIVVAPSQTLNDREYQLLRQTAIKVTQHLGIVGECNVQYALNPESEQYYIIEVNARLSRSSALASKATGYPLAYVAAKLALGIPLPELRNSVTGGTAAFEPSLDYCVVKIPRWDLSKFLRVSTKIGSCMKSVGEVMGIGRSFEEAFQKALRMVDENCVGFDHTVKPVSDMELETPTDKRIFVVAAALWAGYSVERLYELTRIDRWFLHRMKRIIAHAQLLEQHRGQPLPPDLLHQAKRLGFSDKQIALAVLSTELAVRKLRQELGICPAVKQIDTVAAEWPAQTNYLYLTYWGTTHDLTFRTPHVLVLGSGVYRIGSSVEFDWCAVGCIRQLRKMGYKTIMVNYNPETVSTDYDMCDRLYFDEISFEVVMDIYELENPEGVILSMGGQLPNNMAMALHRQQCRVLGTSPEAIDSAENRFKFSRLLDTIGISQPQWRELSDLESARQFCQTVGYPCVVRPSYVLSGAAMNVAYTDGDLERFLSSAAAVSKEHPVVISKFIQEAKEIDVDAVARDGVVAAIAISEHVENAGVHSGDATLVTPPQDITAKTLERIKAIVHAVGQELQVTGPFNLQLIAKDDQLKVIECNVRVSRSFPFVSKTLGVDLVALATRVIMGEEVEPVGLMTGSGVVGVKVPQFSFSRLAGADVVLGVEMTSTGEVAGFGESRCEAYLKAMLSTGFKIPKKNILLTIGSYKNKSELLPTVRLLESLGYSLYASLGTADFYTEHGVKVTAVDWHFEEAVDGECPPQRSILEQLAENHFELVINLSMRGAGGRRLSSFVTKGYRTRRLAADFSVPLIIDIKCTKLFVEALGQIGPAPPLKVHVDCMTSQKLVRLPGLIDIHVHLREPGGTHKEDFASGTAAALAGGVTMVCAMPNTRPPIIDAPALALAQKLAEAGARCDFALFLGASSENAGTLGAVAGSAAGLKLYLNETFSELRLDSVAQWMEHFETWPSHLPIVTHAERQNVAAILMVAQLTQRSVHICHVARKEEILLIKAAKARGLPVTCEVAPHHLFLSHDDLERLGPGKGEVRPELGSRQDVEALWENMAVIDCFASDHAPHTVEEKCGPRPPPGFPGLETMLXXXXXXXXXXXXXXXXXXXXXXXXXXXXXXXXXXGGGGGGGAYPSVTRDSGQVDLEHEWTIPSHMPFSKAHWTPFEGQKVKGTVRRVVLRGEVAYIDGQVLVPPGYGQDVRKWPQGAVPQLAPPAPATSEITTTPERPRRAAPGLPDGRFHLPPRIHRASDPGLPAEEPKEKSSRKAVEPELMGTLDGTCYPPPPVPRQASPQNLGTPGLLHPQTSPLLHSLVGQHILSVQQFTKDQMSHLFNVAHTLRMMVQKERSLDILKGKVMASMFYEVSTRTSSSFAAAMARLGGAVLSFSEATSSVQKGESLADSVQTMSCYADVVVLRHPQPGAVELAAKHCRRPVINAGDGVGEHPTQALLDIFTIREELGTVNGMTITMVGDLKHGRTVHSLACLLTQYRVSLRYVAPPSLRMPPNVRAFVAARGTKQEEFESIEEALPDTDVLYMTRIQKERFESSQEYEACFGQFILTPHIMTRAKKKMVVMHPMPRVNEISVEVDSDPRAAYFRQAENGMYIRMALLATVLGRF; this is translated from the exons ATGGCGGCCCTGATGTTGGAGGATGGGTCGGTCCTGCGGGGCCAGCCCTTTGGGGCCGCTGTGTCTACTGCCGGGGAAGTGG TGTTTCAAACCGGCATGGTCGGCTACCCCGAAGCCCTCACTGACCCTTCCTACAAAGCACAAATCTTAGTGCTGACACATCCTTTGATCGGCAACTATGGCATCCCCGCAGATGAAGTGGATGAATTCGGTCTCAGTAAG TGGTTTGAATCCTCAGGGATCCACGTGGCAGGACTGGTGGTGGGAGAGTGCTGCCCCACGCCCAGCCACTGGAGCACCACCCGCACGCTGCATCAGTGGCTGGAACAGCATGGCATACCTGGCCTCCAAG GAGTGGATACTCGGGAGCTGACTAAGAAGTTGCGAGAGCAGGGGTCTCTGCTGGGAAAGCTGGTCCAAGATGGGACAGAGCCTTCCACCCTGCCGTTTTTGGACCCCAATGCCCGCCCCCTGGTGCCAGAGGTCTCGATTAAG GCGCCACAGGTGTTCAACGCAGGGGGCACCCCTCGGATCCTCGCTTTGGATTGTGGCCTCAAGTATAATCAGATCCGATGTCTGTGCCAGCGTGGGGCCGAGGTCACTGTGGTACCGTGGGACCACGCATTAGACAGCCGGG AGTATGAGGGTGTCTTCCTGAGTAATGGCCCTGGTGACCCCGCCTCCTATCCCAGTGTGGTATCCACACTGAGCCGTGTCTTATCTGAGCCTGATCCCCGACCTGTCTTCGGGATCTGTCTGGGACACCAGCTGTTGGCCTTAGCCATTGGGGCCAAGACATACAAGATGAG GTATGGGAACCGAGGCCACAATCAGCCATGCTTATTAGTGGGCTCTGGGCGCTGCTTTCTGACGTCCCAGAACCACGGGTTTGCTGTGGAAACAGACTCACTGCCAGCAGGCTGGCTTCCCCTCTTTACCAACGCCAATGATCGTTCCAATGAAGGCATTGTACATGACAGCCTGCCCTTCTTCAG TGTCCAGTTTCACCCAGAGCACCAAGCTGGTCCTTCGGATATGGAGCTGCTTTTTGATATCTTTCTGGAAACTGTGAAAGAAGCCACAGCTGGAAACCCTGGGGGCCAGACAG TTCGAGAGCGGCTAGTTGAGCGCCTCTGTCCCCCTGAGATTCccgccccaggctctgggcttccaCCACCCCGGAAGGTTCTGATTCTGGGCTCTGGGGGCCTCTCTATTGGCCAGGCTGGGGAGTTTGACTACTCAGGCTCTCAG GCGATTAAGGCCCTAAAGGAGGAAAACATCCAGACATTGCTGATAAACCCCAACATCGCCACAGTGCAGACTTCCCAGGGGCTGGCTGACAAAGTCTATTTCCTCCCCATAACACCTCACTATGTAACCCAG GTGATCCGTAATGAGCGCCCAGATGGCATCTTACTGACTTTTGGGGGCCAGACAGCTCTGAATTGCGGTGTGGAGCTGACCAAGGCTGGAGTGTTAGCTCGGTACGGGGTCCGGGTCCTGGGCACACCTGTGGAAACCATTGAATTGACTGAGGATCGGCGGGCCTTCGCCTCCAGGATGGCAGAGATTGGAGAGCACGTGGCCCCCAGTGAGGCGGCAAATTCTCTTGAACAG GCCCAGGCAGCTGCTGAGCGGCTGGGGTATCCTGTGCTGGTTCGGGCAGCCTTTGCCCTGGGCGGCCTGGGCTCTGGCTTTGCCTCCAACAGGGAGGAGCTCTCCGCTCTTGTGGCCCCAGCTTTTGCCCATACCAGCCAAGTGTTGGTAGATAAGTCCCTGAAGGGATGGAAGGAGATTGAGTACGAAGTGGTGAGAGATGCCTATGGCAACTGTGTCACG GTGTGTAACATGGAGAATTTGGACCCATTGGGCATTCATACTGGAGAGTCCATAGTCGTGGCTCCAAGCCAGACGCTGAATGACAGGGAATATCAGCTACTACGGCAGACAGCCATCAAAGTGACCCAGCACCTCGGAATCGTTGGGGAATGCAATGTGCAGTATGCCTTGAATCCCGAGTCTGAGCAG TATTACATCATTGAAGTGAATGCCAGGCTCTCTCGAAGCTCCGCCCTGGCCAGTAAGGCCACAGGCTATCCACTGGCCTATGTGGCAGCCAAGCTAGCATTGGGCATCCCTCTACCTGAGCTCAG GAACTCAGTGACAGGGGGGACGGCAGCTTTTGAACCTAGCCTGGATTATTGTGTGGTGAAGATCCCTCGCTGGGACCTCAGCAAGTTCCTCCGTGTCAGCACAAAGATCGGGAGCTGCATGAAGAGCGTTG GTGAAGTCATGGGCATTGGGCGTTCTTTTGAGGAAGCCTTCCAGAAGGCTCTTCGCATGGTAGATGAGAATTGTGTGGGTTTTGATCACACAGTAAAGCCGGTCAGTGACATG GAGTTGGAGACGCCAACTGATAAGCGGATCTTTGTGGTAGCAGCTGCTCTGTGGGCTGGCTATTCGGTGGAGCGGCTGTATGAACTCACACGCATCGACCGCTGGTTCCTGCACCGGATGAAGCGCATTATAGCACATGCCCAGCTGCTGGAACAGCACCGTGGACAGCCTTTGCCCCCAGACCTGCTGCACCAGGCCAAGCGTCTTGGCTTCTCAGACAAGCAGATCGCCCTTGCGGTTCTGAG CACAGAATTGGCGGTTCGCAAACTGCGTCAGGAATTGGGGATATGCCCAGCGGTGAAACAGATTGACACAGTTGCAGCTGAGTGGCCAGCTCAGACAAATTATTTGTACCTGACATACTGGGGCACCACCCATGATCTCACCTTTCGAACACCTCATGTCCTGGTCCTTGGCTCTGGCGTCTACCGTATAGGCTCCAGCGTTGAGTTTGACTGGTGTGCTGTGGGCTGCATCCGGCAGCTCCGAAAG atGGGATACAAGACCATCATGGTGAACTACAACCCAGAGACAGTCAGCACTGACTATGATATGTGTGACCGACTCTACTTTGATGAGATCTCTTTTGAG GTGGTGATGGACATCTATGAACTAGAGAACCCTGAAGGTGTGATTCTATCCATGGGTGGACAGCTGCCCAACAACATGGCTATGGCCCTGCATCGGCAGCAGTGCCGGGTGCTGGGCACTTCCCCTGAAGCCATCGACTCGGCTGAGAACCGTTTCAAGTTCTCCCGGCTCCTTGACACCATTGGTATCAGCCAGCCTCAGTGGAGGGAGCTCAGTGACCTAGAG TCTGCTCGCCAGTTCTGCCAGACGGTGGGGTACCCCTGCGTGGTGCGTCCCTCCTACGTGCTGAGTGGCGCTGCTATGAATGTGGCTTACACCGACGGGGACCTGGAGCGCTTCCTGAGCAGTGCAGCAGCCGTCTCTAAGGAGCACCCTGTGGTCATCTCCAAGTTCATCCAGGAGGCTAAG GAGATTGATGTGGATGCTGTGGCCCGTGACGGTGTGGTGGCAGCCATTGCCATCTCTGAGCACGTGGAGAATGCAGGCGTGCATTCAGGCGATGCCACGCTGGTGACCCCACCACAAGACATCACTGCCAAAACCCTGGAGCGGATTAAAGCCATTGTGCATGCTGTGGGTCAGGAGCTACAAGTCACTGGACCCTTCAATCTGCAGCTCATTGCCAAG gaTGACCAGCTGAAAGTTATCGAATGCAACGTGCGAGTCTCTCGCTCCTTCCCTTTCGTCTCCAAGACACTAGGTGTGGACCTAGTAGCCTTGGCCACACGAGTCATCATGGGGGAAGAAGTGGAACCTGTTGGGCTCATGACTGGCTCTGGAGTCGTGGGGGTAAAG GTGCCTCAGTTCTCGTTCTCGCGCTTGGCGGGTGCCGATGtggtgttgggtgtggagatgacCAGTACCGGGGAAGTGGCTGGCTTTGGGGAGAGCCGTTGCGAGGCCTACCTCAAGGCCATGCTAAGCACTGGCTTTAAGATCCCCAAGAAGAACATCTTGCTGACCATTGGCAGCTATAAG AACAAAAGTGAGCTGCTCCCAACTGTACGGCTGCTGGAGAGCCTGGGCTACAGTCTCTACGCCAGTCTGGGCACTGCTGACTTCTACACTGAGCACGGCGTCAAG GTAACAGCCGTGGACTGGCACTTTGAGGAGGCAGTGGATGGTGAGTGCCCACCGCAGCGAAGCATCTTGGAGCAGCTGGCTGAGAATCACTTTGAGCTAGTGATTAACCTGTCAATgcgtggggctgggggccggcGTCTCTCTTCCTTTGTCACCAAGGGCTACCGTACCCGGCGCCTAGCCGCTgatttctctgtgcccctcatcATCGATATCAAGTGCACCAAACTGTTTGTGGAG GCCCTAGGTCAGATTGGGCCAGCCCCTCCTTTGAAGGTGCACGTTGACTGTATGACTTCCCAAAAGCTTGTGCGGCTCCCTG GACTGATTGACATCCACGTGCACCTTCGGGAACCGGGGGGGACACACAAGGAGGACTTTGCCTCAGGCACAGCTGCTGCCCTGGCAGGGGGTGTGACCATGGTGTGTGCCATGCCTAATACCCGGCCCCCTATCATTGatgcccctgccctggccctggcccagaAG CTGGCAGAGGCTGGTGCACGCTGTGACTTTGCCTTATTTCTTGGAGCCTCGTCGGAAAATGCAGGGACCCTGGGTGCTGTGGCTGGGTCTGCTGCTGGGCTAAAGCTCTACCTCAACGAAACCTTCTCTGAGCTTCGACTGGACAGTGTGGCCCAgtggatggag CACTTTGAGACATGGCCATCCCACCTCCCCATCGTCACCCATGCAGAGCGGCAGAATGTCGCCGCCATCCTCATGGTAGCCCAACTGACCCAGCGCTCAGTGCACATATGTCATGTGGCACGGAAGGAGGAG ATCCTGCTGATTAAAGCCGCAAAGGCCCGGGGGCTGCCGGTGACCTGTGAGGTGGCGCCCCACCATCTGTTTCTAAGCCACGACGACCTGGAGCGCCTGGGGCCCGGGAAGGGGGAGGTCCGGCCTGAGCTTGGCTCCCGCCAGGATGTGGAGGCCCTGTGGGAGAACATGGCTGTCATCGACTGCTTCGCCTCAGACCATG CCCCCCACACCGTGGAGGAGAAGTGTGGGCCCAGGCCTCCGCCGGGCTTCCCGGGGCTGGAGACCATGCTGNNNNNNNNNNNNNNNNNNNNNNNNNNNNNNNNNNNNNNNNNNNNNNNNNNNNNNNNNNNNNNNNNNNNNNNNNNNNNNNNNNNNNNNNNNNNNNNNNNNNggggggggggggggggggggggggcctacCCTAGTGTGACCCGTGACTCTGGGCAGGTGGATCTAGAGCATGAATGGACCATCCCCAGCCACATGCCCTTCTCCAAGGCCCACTGGACACCCTTCGAAGGGCAGAAGGTGAAGGGCACTGTCCGCCGTGTGGTCCTACGAGGGGAGGTGGCCTATATCGACGGGCAG GTATTGGTGCCCCCAGGCTACGGACAGGATGTACGCAAGTGGCCTCAGGGGGCTGTTCCCCAGCTCGCACCGCCGGCCCCTGCCACCAGCGAGATAACCACG ACACCTGAAAGGCCCCGCCGGGCTGCCCCAGGGCTTCCCGATGGCCGCTTCCACCTGCCGCCCAGGATCCACCGAGCCTCCGACCCAGGCCTGCCAG CTGAAGAGCCGAAGGAAAAGTCCTCTCGGAAGGCAGTGGAGCCAG AGCTCATGGGAACCCTTGATGGCACCTGCTACCCTCCACCACCAGTACCTAGACAGGCGTCACCCCAGAACCTGGGGACCCCTGGCCTGCTGCACCCCCAGACCTCACCCCTGCTGCACTCATTAGTGGGTCAACATATCCTGTCTGTCCAGCAGTTCACCAAGGATCAg ATGTCTCACCTGTTCAATGTGGCACACACACTGCGTATGATGGTACAGAAGGAGCGGAGCCTCGACATCCTCAAG GGGAAGGTGATGGCCTCCATGTTCTACGAGGTGAGCACGCGGACCAGCAGTTCCTTTGCTGCAGCCATGGCCCGGCTGGGGGGTGCTGTGCTCAGCTTCTCAGAAGCCACATCTTCAGTTCAAAAGGGCGAATCCTTGGCTGACTCCGTGCAGACCATGAGCTGCTACGCTGACGTCGTTGTGCTTCGACACCCCCAGCCTGGAGCCGTGGAG CTGGCGGCCAAGCACTGTCGAAGGCCCGTGATCAATGCTGGGGATGGGGTTGGAGAACATCCCACGCAGGCCCTGCTGGACATCTTCACCATCCGGGAGGAGCTTGGAACCGTCAATGGCATGACG ATCACAATGGTGGGGGACCTGAAGCATGGACGCACAGTGCATTCCCTGGCCTGCCTGCTCACCCAGTACCGTGTCAGCCTGCGCTACGTGGCACCTCCCAGCCTGCGCATGCCACCCAATGTGCGGGCCTTTGTGGCGGCCCGTGGCACCAAGCAG GAGGAATTTGAGAGCATTGAGGAAGCACTGCCTGACACGGATGTGCTCTACATGACTCGTATCCAAAAGGAACGCTTTGAGTCGAGCCAGGAGTACGAAGCG TGCTTTGGCCAGTTCATTCTCACTCCCCACATCATGACGCGGGCCAAGAAGAAGATGGTGGTGATGCACCCAATGCCTCGAGTCAATGAGATAAG tgTGGAGGTGGACTCAGACCCCCGAGCAGCCTACTTCCGCCAGGCCGAGAACGGCATGTACATACGCATGGCTCTGTTAGCCACTGTGTTGGGCCGCTTCTAG